The stretch of DNA CTTGGCGACGTAGGGCACGGTGCGGGAGGCACGCGGGTTGACTTCGAGTACGTACAATTCGCCGTCCGCGATGGCGTACTGAATATTCATCATGCCGACAACTTTGAGTTCGCGCGCCAACTGTCGCGTGACGCTGCGGATTTCCTCAAGGTGTCGATCGCTGATCATGTAGGTCGGCAGCACTGAGCTGGAATCGCCGGAATGCACGCCCGCCTCTTCGATATGCTGCATGATGCCCGCGATGATGCAGTCATTGCCGTCGGCGATGGCATCGACGTCGACCTCGAAAGCGTCCTCCAGGAATTTGTCGATCAGTATCGGCTGGCCGGGTGCGGCATCGAAGGCCTGCGTGAGATAACTGTGGAAACGGGAAAGGCCGTAGACAATCGCCATGCCGCGGCCGCCGAGGACATAAGAGGGGCGCAACAACAGCGGAAATCCGAGTGCCCGGGCGGCGGCATCGGCTTCGACCAGATTACGCGCGATGGCATGCGCCGGATGGCGGATCTGGAGACGGTCGAGGAATTCGGCAAAGCGTTCGCGGTCCTCGGCGAGATCGACCGAGTCGGGCGGAGTCCCGAGGATCGGGACGCCGGAGCGTGCCAAGGGCAAGGTCAGTTTCAGCGGCGTCTGGCCGCCGAATTGGACGATGACGCCGTCGGGACGTTCGCGCTCGAAGATTTCGAGAACATCCTCCTGCGTGAGCGGCTCGAAGTAGAGGCGGTCGCTGGTGTCATAGTCGGTCGAGACGGTTTCGGGGTTGCAGTTGACCATGATGCTTTGCACGTTTTCCTCGCGCAGGGCAAAGGAGGCGTGGCAGCAGCAGTAGTCAAATTCGATGCCCTGGCCGATCCGGTTGGGGCCGGAGCCGAGGATCATTACCTTGCGGCCGGATGCAATCTCGCTTTCGTCTTCCTCTTCATAGGTTGAATATAAGTAAGGAGTGAACGACTGGAATTCGCCGGCGCAGGTATCGACACGCTTGAAGACCGGGCGGATACCGGATTCGTGACGGCGCGCACGCACGGCATCCTCGGAGGCGTCGGTCAGATAGGCAATGCGACGGTCGGAGAAGCCAAATTCTTTGGCGAGGCGCAGGTCGTTCAGTGACACGTTTTCCAGCGACCGTCCGCGCAGCGAACGCTGCAGATCGGCGAACTCGGCGATCTGGTCGAGGAACCAGGGGTCGATGTAGGTCAGGCGCGCAATCTCGGCGACGCTCCAGCCTTGTTCGAGTGCGTGGACGATGAAATGAATGCGATTTTCATTGGGTTGGGCGAGCACGGCGCTGAGTTGTTCGTCGGTCATCGGGCCGGGACGGAAGGGTTTGACGGCCTCCAGCGAGCGCAGGGCTTTGAAGAGCGACTCTTTGAAGGTGCGGCCGATGGCCATGACCTCGCCGACAGACTTCATCTGGATGCCGAGCGTTGCGTCGGCCCCGGGGAATTTTTCGAAGGCGAACTTGGGAATCTTGGTCACGACGTAGTCGATGGCGGGCTCGAAGGCGGCCGGGGTCATGCGCGTGATGTCGTTGGGGATTTCGTCGAGCGTGTAGCCGATGGCGAGTTTGGCCGCGATTTTGGCGATTGGAAAACCGGTGGCTTTGGAGGCCAGCGCGGACGAGCGCGAGACGCGCGGGTTCATTTCGATGACGACCAGTCGGCCGTTGTCCGGGTTGACGGCGAACTGCACGTTGGAGCCGCCGGTCTCGACGCGGACGCGGCGCATGATGGCGGCAGCGGCATCGCGCAGGCGCTGGTATTCGCGGTCGGTCAAAGTTTGCGCCGGCGCAACGGTCAGCGAGTCGCCGGTATGGACGCCGATCGAGTCGAAGTTCTCGATTGAGCAGACGACGACGAAATTGTCGCGGCGATCGCGCATAACCTCGAGTTCATACTCTTTCCAGCCGATCAGCGATTCCTCGACGAGGACTTGATGCACGGGTGAAAGTCCGAGACCGCGCGCGACGATCACCGCGAATTCTTCCGCATTGTACGCGATACCGCCGCCGGAGCCACCCAGCGTAAACGAGGGCCGGACGATGATCGGGTAGCCGTTGTCGGCGGCGAAGGCGCGGGCCTCATCGAGCGACGAGGCCAACAAGCTGCGGGGAACCTCCAGGCCGATTTCCACCATCGCCTGCTTGAACAGCTGGCGATCTTCGGCAACAGCAATGGTGCCGGCATTAGCGCCGATCATTTCGACGTGGTGGCGCTCCAGCACGCCGGCCTGCTGCAAAGCGAGGGCGAGATTGAGCGCGGTCTGGCCGCCGACAGTGGGGAGGACGGCATCCGGTTTGTCGCGGGCAATGATCTTCTCGACAAATTCGACGGTCAGGGGTTCGATGTAAGTGCGATCGGCCAGATCGGGGTCGGTCATGATTGTGGCCGGGTTGGAATTGATGAGGATAACCTCGATGCCCTCCGACTTGAGTG from Candidatus Zixiibacteriota bacterium encodes:
- the carB gene encoding carbamoyl-phosphate synthase large subunit — protein: MPRRSDLNRVLVIGSGPIVIGQACEFDYSGTQAIKALKSEGIEVILINSNPATIMTDPDLADRTYIEPLTVEFVEKIIARDKPDAVLPTVGGQTALNLALALQQAGVLERHHVEMIGANAGTIAVAEDRQLFKQAMVEIGLEVPRSLLASSLDEARAFAADNGYPIIVRPSFTLGGSGGGIAYNAEEFAVIVARGLGLSPVHQVLVEESLIGWKEYELEVMRDRRDNFVVVCSIENFDSIGVHTGDSLTVAPAQTLTDREYQRLRDAAAAIMRRVRVETGGSNVQFAVNPDNGRLVVIEMNPRVSRSSALASKATGFPIAKIAAKLAIGYTLDEIPNDITRMTPAAFEPAIDYVVTKIPKFAFEKFPGADATLGIQMKSVGEVMAIGRTFKESLFKALRSLEAVKPFRPGPMTDEQLSAVLAQPNENRIHFIVHALEQGWSVAEIARLTYIDPWFLDQIAEFADLQRSLRGRSLENVSLNDLRLAKEFGFSDRRIAYLTDASEDAVRARRHESGIRPVFKRVDTCAGEFQSFTPYLYSTYEEEDESEIASGRKVMILGSGPNRIGQGIEFDYCCCHASFALREENVQSIMVNCNPETVSTDYDTSDRLYFEPLTQEDVLEIFERERPDGVIVQFGGQTPLKLTLPLARSGVPILGTPPDSVDLAEDRERFAEFLDRLQIRHPAHAIARNLVEADAAARALGFPLLLRPSYVLGGRGMAIVYGLSRFHSYLTQAFDAAPGQPILIDKFLEDAFEVDVDAIADGNDCIIAGIMQHIEEAGVHSGDSSSVLPTYMISDRHLEEIRSVTRQLARELKVVGMMNIQYAIADGELYVLEVNPRASRTVPYVAKATGQPLAKIATRLMLGRTLRELGLTEDLPVSRYFVKTPVFPFVKFPGVDPRLSPEMRSTGEVMGVGNDFGSAFFKAQLAAGIRLPAEGAILISVNDRDKKGILSVARRFHALGFTVMATTGTAS